The Brassica napus cultivar Da-Ae chromosome C1, Da-Ae, whole genome shotgun sequence DNA segment atcgagagcagaaaataTAATCTTCTTTCGTCATTTTACGAGTGATGTTGCGTatctggttttggtgatttgtatcaaccgcaaaacttaatttccttttgtgcatatgaagtcttaaaaataattaaaatgagctATAATacattaactcttcaacaacgatgatacatttaagaaaccaacatttgtattcgttggataaagattgtagtgttgcaaaatatTTAGACCATTTaatgaataaatattattataaaaaaattctctcCGCACATGCACGTGTGTTATCATCTGAGTACTTTAGTAATATTTAAGCAGTCAAGCATAGTTTACCACTACTGAAATGTTATTACTTATTCGTAATAGCCAAAACATATGAGATATCAAATTTACCCAAACATAGAAATTACACTGATTTTGGTGAAACTTGTCACTTGCACACTTTATGCTAGAATGACATGTTGCATAATAGGAGACTAGACTTTGacccgcgcgccagcgcgggtatgaattttcggtttttgtttatttatttaactaaataatgtatttgtaatatttgatgtattatattcaccaagtaaataatttttttggcaaCTTAAACCATCCATTTATGacgaatattcgatatcatataaaaaattgaacaaatagacgtaattagagaattgtagacgatatataaaaacaatggttattaatgtaaaatatgaagaaatattatattatgacttagtatggcataaaagattataaattagttatacatgtttaaacaaaataaaatgatttttaaacttctatgaaaaatttaacatataaaaaagggagatgaattagtcatcaaattgtaaataatttcataattttattaataataaattatttatagtctttgtttttcgttaagataattattaaatgttcataacattaatatgttaaaaggtcatattatgaaagcccatgttgtaaccgtttttttccgggaagtgtaacaaaaaaaaattacctttaactcttcgttttgtttaagttctgtgtcggtaaaagattttaaaaaatctctctatctttttcaatgttcaatttgaagcttattatgcgaaaatcatacgcaaatataggcaattggttggaatctctatatctttatattcttataaattttaaatttattgtttcatcttctgcaagcaaatcaattactgaagtaatagatcaattggttggaatcaaatatattcttataattagtgtaattatggttatagtttatatatttaataggtacattaaagatacgacattgaagatattttgttttgattaatagaagatattggattttgagtttgtatttattgatttgtttttttataaagcttagaaaatcaatgaGATGATTGGTTtgttgatacatcctataaagaaaacgaaagctataggtggtttgaatagtgtacatcgatcgatgcatgatgtaagttgacaatataaaacttgagcatgatcatttcaaactaaagcataggtaggttatatgcatttgttatattgtagttaatatattttaaatattacataagtcaagtgattcacgttttcgtaaaaataaaattcaagttcattattgggtTGTACTTGTCCGTAATAAGCTAcattaaatatgatgtatttttaggttcatttaatgacattaagtttaaatttgattatgaaaaactcattaatttaactggaaaaaacaaacattaaaataagtaggttcatttaatgacattaagtttaaattttattaaagaaaactcattaatttaactggaaaagacaagtattaaaatatgtagtttaatttaattctcaatGGCATGgaaatgtaaataaattagaaaacgTAGAAGTATTTTTTAAtgtgtacttctcttttaataatatagacatGATTCTAGAATTTGAGTTTTGATGCGTTATATATGTTACAATTTCTGCACGCTTCCTACTAATAATTTTACAATAtacatgttttaaaaattattgttgAAATACTATTCAAAGCTCATTAATAGTTTTATAATGCATTTGATAAACATGTAAACCATTTAGGGGGCGAATTCAATAGATGcaagagcatgattaatccgAGGTTCTTATGATGAGGtttttagcggaagttaagaaacagttttttaaCTTCCGATAAGAAATCCAGTCTAAGAACttcgggttaatcatggtctaccATACAGAACACATGGGAAACTAAACTCCGTCCCCTTTCAACTTCCCCTCCAATGAACCTAGACCACAACATTCTCGACCACGTCTTGAATAAACTTTCTTAAAGCCGTCTTCGAAGATCCTCCGTCCATTAACGCCACGTGGCACTTCTCAGCCACCTCATTCACTTTGTTCCTGACGTCACTATCTTCCTCCATCACACGCGTTATCGCTCTCTCTAGATCCTCCGCCGTAACCGTCTCCATCACCCCCTCCAACAAATCTCCCTTAATGAACCTCCGTATCTCCACCGCCAATCCCAGCTCCTCCACCATCTCGAACGCATTCACCTTCTGCTCCGCGTAGAGCGGCCACGTCACCATCGGAACGCCGAACCACAAGCTCTCAAGCATCGAGTTCCATCCACAATGAGTAACAAATCCACCAATGGCCGGCTTCGCTAGCACCGCCACTTGCGGAGCCCACCCGATCACCTTCCCTCTATCCGACGTCCGATCCAAGAATCCCTCCGGTAGAACCTCCTCCAGATTCGTGTAGTCTCCGGGTCCCTCCGTCAATATATTCGGCGATGCGCGACGGAGCGACCAGAGAAACCGGTGACCGCTTCGATCTAAGGCCACGGCGATTTCTCTAGTTTGTTCATCACTGAAACCTCCCAAGCTACCGAAACAGAGGAACACTACGGATTTCGCCGGTTGCTCGTCGAGCCACCGCAAAATCTCCGACTCCTTCCCGCCGTCGTCATGGCGAGATCCGTTTTGGAGATGCAGCACTGGTCCTATAGGGTAAGCTCGAGGAAGATCACCACCATCATCACGTGATAAAACGTTCAAAGCTTGAGGTTCCAGCTCAGCAACGGTatttaccaaaatacccttcaTCTTTCGGAAGTTTCTTGCTTGAGCTAGGAATAATGGTAGCCACTCCTTCGAGACGAAAATGTATGGAAGACACCCTACGGGATAAGGACGACTGAAACACGGAACCTCCAACTCGTTGACCGACTCGCTCAACTCGCTCGTGTCGAGCTTCTTCTCGTCGTACATCTTCTGGAGATGAAGCGAGAATCCAAGGAACGCGGCGTTAGATGTGTACACCATGTAAGTCGGAACTCCGAATTCATCAGCTACATCCATCATCGAGATGCAGAACATGTCGATGACGAACCCGGCGAGACGCGGCGGAGACGGCGAGTTAACTCCCGTTGGGTCGAGGAGTTTCGCGACTGCATCTCGCACTTGCGGCTTTTGATTGGCGATGTAGACTTGAGTCGGGAGGCGTTCCCCAGTCGGATTATCCGCGACGGAGATGGTCTCGTGACGGAGACGATCTTGAGACGGGGTGAAGAAGGAAGAGATTTGGGCGAAATCACTGGCGTCGCCACCAGAAGATCGAGGGATGATGATGACGGTGATGGAAAGACGTTCATCACCGTTGACTAGTTGCTTGGCTAACTCGACGGTTGATCTGAGATGACCGATTCCTGGCGACGGGATGAACACAAGCTCCATCGTCATTTTATTGGTTTGATGCTTCTTTGCTTTTAAAGGTTTTGGATCCTTCTTTTTACTGGTTTATCCAGAAatagtgtgtgtgtttttataCAGTATCTAAGTTGTTTGTTGGGTCACCTAAGCTTGGCCCATATAGTTTATTTGGGCCAATTAAAGCCCATAATAAAGTACAGCCGCCTAGGGAAACCCTAATCTCCAAGTGTGTTCTGTATATTTATATGCTTCTCTAATTTCTTCTGCAATTCATGGGATCATTCTCTACTGTCTCGAGTGAACGATAATATTATTGCGTTGTCTAGTGTTTTTGTGAACTTCATGTTTCTTGTGTGGAAGGGAATATGGTGATGATACAATAATGTTGTGGACTAGAGTTTCAGATCTGGGCACTTCACCCAGAAGTTGAAGAGTAACCCTTGGCTGTCTGAGTATTCCCTTTCACACCCTTTATTAATTGATTTCATTAATTTGGTTTGCTTTTGGATTGATGTTGGCTTAGATGGAATATATTATGAGCTTAtgatgataaaaacaattatctTAGCGGATTTCAGTGAGGTTTTTATTGATCAATGATCTGAATTTGTTACACACACTGAAGCTCTTGTGTCTACctagtttatgtttttttattataatatacttTTGATGCTATGATGAGATGAAAGCACGAAGAGTGTAAGAAGAGCAGTGGACAATTACAAATTCTGTAAAGGGTTTGTTTTGCCGTGAGCTTTACTAATTAAACGACTTCTCCTTCCACTGAGcatattgaaattgtttttagtgttttttgGGCGTCCATTACCAATTCTGAGGGATAAGACAATTCCTTCAGGTATAATGGCTTGTGACGCAATATCAATTTGTGGTATATCCTGATCATCTTGCTCTTTTCACTGCTTTTTGATCCTGGAAATGCCTCGTATAGTATTTAACGATTGCTTCTTTGATTTACTAGAATCTGTCTCTTCCATAATTCATTTGTAGTTCTCTTTTCATATGTACTGGTTTTCATCGTTGCCATGATTGTGTAAAGGGTTGACGAAGCTCGTTGATGTGTCGCCACCCCTTTTGTCAAGAGTTTTGAATGGCGCGAGGCTTTTAAGAGGCTGAGATTGGTGGGAGGCCAAGAAGCTATAA contains these protein-coding regions:
- the LOC106377115 gene encoding UDP-glycosyltransferase 71B5 produces the protein MTMELVFIPSPGIGHLRSTVELAKQLVNGDERLSITVIIIPRSSGGDASDFAQISSFFTPSQDRLRHETISVADNPTGERLPTQVYIANQKPQVRDAVAKLLDPTGVNSPSPPRLAGFVIDMFCISMMDVADEFGVPTYMVYTSNAAFLGFSLHLQKMYDEKKLDTSELSESVNELEVPCFSRPYPVGCLPYIFVSKEWLPLFLAQARNFRKMKGILVNTVAELEPQALNVLSRDDGGDLPRAYPIGPVLHLQNGSRHDDGGKESEILRWLDEQPAKSVVFLCFGSLGGFSDEQTREIAVALDRSGHRFLWSLRRASPNILTEGPGDYTNLEEVLPEGFLDRTSDRGKVIGWAPQVAVLAKPAIGGFVTHCGWNSMLESLWFGVPMVTWPLYAEQKVNAFEMVEELGLAVEIRRFIKGDLLEGVMETVTAEDLERAITRVMEEDSDVRNKVNEVAEKCHVALMDGGSSKTALRKFIQDVVENVVV